A window from Flavobacterium gyeonganense encodes these proteins:
- the eno gene encoding phosphopyruvate hydratase, whose amino-acid sequence MSIIIKVHARQILDSRGNPTIEVDVVTENGVLGRAAVPSGASTGEHEAVELRDGGKAYLGKGVLNAVNNVNTVIAEELVGTSVFEQNTIDQLMIDLDGTPNKSKLGANAILGVSLAAAKAAANELGLPLYRYVGGVSANTLPVPMMNIINGGSHSDAPIAFQEFMIFPVKATSFTHAMQMGTEIFHSLKKVLHDRGLSTAVGDEGGFAPNLAGGTEDALDTIKLAVEKAGYTFGDEIMIALDCAASEFYVNGKYDYTKFEGETGKIRTSEEQAEYLAELAAKYPIISIEDGMYEDDWDGWKALTEKIGNKVQLVGDDLFVTNVARLSTGIEKGIANSILVKVNQIGTLTETIAAVNMAKNAGYTSVMSHRSGETEDNTIADLAVALNCGQIKTGSASRSDRMAKYNQLLRIEEELGSTAYFPGLNAFKIK is encoded by the coding sequence ATGAGTATTATAATTAAAGTTCACGCAAGACAAATTCTTGATTCCAGAGGGAATCCTACTATAGAGGTAGATGTAGTTACAGAAAATGGAGTTTTAGGTAGAGCGGCGGTTCCATCTGGAGCTTCAACTGGAGAGCATGAAGCTGTTGAATTACGTGATGGTGGAAAAGCTTATTTAGGTAAAGGAGTTTTAAATGCAGTGAATAATGTAAATACTGTTATTGCTGAAGAATTAGTTGGGACTTCTGTTTTTGAACAAAATACTATTGATCAATTAATGATTGATTTGGATGGAACTCCAAACAAATCTAAATTAGGAGCTAATGCGATTTTAGGTGTTTCTTTAGCTGCTGCAAAAGCTGCTGCTAATGAACTTGGTTTGCCATTGTACAGATATGTAGGTGGAGTTTCTGCTAATACACTACCTGTTCCGATGATGAACATCATCAACGGTGGTTCTCACTCTGATGCACCTATTGCATTTCAGGAGTTTATGATTTTTCCTGTAAAAGCAACTTCTTTTACACATGCTATGCAAATGGGAACTGAAATTTTCCACAGTTTAAAAAAAGTATTACACGATAGAGGTTTAAGTACTGCTGTAGGTGATGAAGGAGGTTTTGCTCCAAATTTAGCTGGTGGAACTGAAGATGCTTTAGATACTATTAAATTAGCAGTTGAAAAAGCAGGATATACTTTCGGTGACGAAATTATGATTGCTCTTGACTGCGCTGCTTCTGAGTTTTATGTAAACGGAAAATATGATTATACTAAATTTGAAGGAGAAACTGGGAAAATCAGAACATCTGAAGAGCAGGCTGAGTATTTAGCTGAACTTGCTGCTAAATATCCAATTATTTCTATCGAGGATGGTATGTACGAAGATGACTGGGATGGATGGAAAGCTCTAACTGAAAAAATTGGAAATAAAGTACAATTAGTAGGTGATGATTTGTTCGTTACTAATGTTGCCCGTTTGTCAACAGGTATCGAAAAAGGAATTGCTAACTCTATCTTAGTAAAAGTAAACCAAATTGGTACTTTAACAGAAACAATTGCTGCGGTAAACATGGCAAAAAATGCTGGTTATACTTCAGTAATGTCACACCGCTCAGGAGAAACTGAAGACAATACTATTGCAGATTTAGCTGTAGCTTTAAACTGTGGTCAAATTAAAACTGGTTCTGCTTCTCGTTCAGATCGTATGGCAAAATACAATCAGTTATTAAGAATTGAAGAGGAATTAGGAAGTACCGCTTATTTCCCTGGGTTAAATGCTTTTAAGATCAAATAA